The genome window CCGtccacccccaccctacccctccACCCACCCGTCTGTCCCCTCACCCATAACCCGTCCCTTTCATCACTCACCCTCTGAGCACCCATTGGCCCTCATCCCTCCATCCTATATCCACTCATTCACTGAACATCTCCAGTGTCGGCAGAGGGTCTGGATGCCCAAGCATGTGGACATGGATGAGACCAGGCCCCCCACCCTCACAGGGCTCATCGTCTTGGGGTCGACCCAAGCTGACTCTGGAGTTTCAGTCAGAGTCAGGACATGAGGCAGGCCGCGGGAGCTGGGCCAGGGCAGGTGGGTGAGTGCCCAGGGCCCAGCCCTGCTCAGCATCTCCACCGCCCCCCCATCCAGAAGCCATCGGTCTCCTGACCGTCACCAGCAAAGGCTGCAGCTCGCACTGTGTGGAGGACGCGAGGAATTCCTTTGGGAGCAAGAAAAATGCATGCTGCTGCGCCAACCTGAGCAACGCCAGCGGGGCCCACGCCCTGCAGCTGGCCGGCGTCACCCCGGCGCTGCTTGCTACTCTCGGCCATCGGTCACTCTGGGGCCGGGCCCAGCTGTAGGATCCAGGAGGACCCTGCTGTGCCCCGTGCCAGGCAGCGGTGTCCAGGGTCCGGGTCACTCCTGACACACCTGGCCCCGTCACAGACCCTCCGAGACCCTCACTCAGGTCGGGCGATGCCCCCTGCCCTTCCCAGCACTCCGCGGCTCCCTCGAGGACTCCTGCCCAGCTCCCACTGCCCAGCAGGCTGGGCTTCATGATGTGAAACGGCCAGCAgatagcccaccagacccctgcCCAATATTCTGACCCACCCTTAACCCTTGCTCAagcatgtcttcctccaggaagccttccctgcctGCCCCTCCACGAGCTGAGCCAAGTTCTGCCTGCAGCGTCCTCCGCACCCAGCACAGAGCAGGCTCTCGGGAGGGCCCTGCAAAGGCTGGGAGGAA of Muntiacus reevesi chromosome 12, mMunRee1.1, whole genome shotgun sequence contains these proteins:
- the PSCA gene encoding LOW QUALITY PROTEIN: prostate stem cell antigen (The sequence of the model RefSeq protein was modified relative to this genomic sequence to represent the inferred CDS: inserted 1 base in 1 codon) — translated: MPTIMKALLLALLAANWALQPGTALQCYSCEDQGNNKGCQCVQNCXNHCWTERVKAIGLLTVTSKGCSSHCVEDARNSFGSKKNACCCANLSNASGAHALQLAGVTPALLATLGHRSLWGRAQL